Proteins encoded together in one Triticum dicoccoides isolate Atlit2015 ecotype Zavitan chromosome 7B, WEW_v2.0, whole genome shotgun sequence window:
- the LOC119339815 gene encoding uncharacterized protein LOC119339815, which translates to MPMSGGGGGGVLYKRIPPPPEPQEEGPHLPTSPSYECYPEYWSMADCGHRQRLSDDYNNDYLARNPDNVPTYNIGGDNSAFDAMYEDEDRGLTAADLERQTNDFITAALDHYNSQDQNQVKYELVRAIYTSTGIMDEICFYGHVNFTAKSRLENSKEELLFAEVYYDHARDTWIPTSIVSLQGEKGVGGVKGKDICGPYRGMEIRVDTQHCYACLEAVKHPEDGTLYETGHYVDSCYGYLL; encoded by the exons ATGCCCatgtctggcggcggcggcggcggtgtgctGTACAAGAGGATCCCTCCTCCTCCGGAACCCCAGGAGGAGGGTCCTCATCTCCCTACCTCGCCTTCGTACGAATGCTACCCAGA GTATTGGAGCATGGCTGATTGCGGCCACCGCCAACGCCTCTCCGATGATTACAATAATGATTATTTGGCTAGAAACCCCGATAATGTTCCCACTTACAATATCGGTGGCGACAACTCGGCCTTTGATGCCATGTACGAGGACGAGGACCGCGGTCTCACCGCGGCGGACCTCGAGCGCCAGACAAACGACTTCATTACCGCCGCGCTTGACCACTACAACAGCCAAGACCAGAACCAG GTCAAGTATGAGCTCGTGAGAGCCATATACACTAGCACCGGGATCATGGATGAGATATGCTTCTATGGTCACGTAAACTTCACCGCCAAAAGCAGATTGGAGAATTCAAAGGAGGAGTTATTGTTCGCGGAGGTATATTACGACCACGCCCGCGATACATGGATACCCACCTCCATAGTTTCTCTCCAAGGGGAAAAAGGAGTTG GTGGGGTTAAGGGCAAGGACATTTGTGGTCCCTATCGTGGCATGGAGATTCGTGTCGACACTCAGCATTGCTACGCCTGTCTAGAAGCCGTGAAGCACCCGGAGGATGGGACATTGTATGAGACCGGTCATTACGTGGATAGTTGCTATGGCTATTTGTTGTAG